Proteins encoded within one genomic window of Sphingomonas cannabina:
- a CDS encoding NuoB/complex I 20 kDa subunit family protein: MGVILSPSENAFPTENVAPDQAFFDDINTELTDKGFLVTSTEELFQWARTGSLWWMTFGLACCAVEMIHVNMPRYDMERFGAAPRASPRQSDVMIVAGTLCNKMAPALRKVYDQMSEPKYVISMGSCANGGGYYHYSYSVVRGCDRIVPVDIYVPGCPPTAEALLYGVMQLQRKIRRIGSLER; this comes from the coding sequence ATGGGAGTGATCCTGTCGCCGTCGGAGAACGCTTTCCCGACCGAGAACGTCGCGCCGGATCAGGCGTTCTTCGACGACATCAACACCGAGCTCACCGACAAGGGCTTCCTGGTCACCTCGACCGAGGAGCTGTTCCAGTGGGCGCGCACCGGCTCGCTGTGGTGGATGACCTTCGGCCTTGCCTGCTGCGCGGTCGAGATGATCCACGTCAACATGCCCCGCTACGACATGGAGCGCTTCGGCGCGGCGCCGCGCGCGAGCCCGCGTCAGTCGGACGTGATGATCGTCGCCGGCACGCTCTGCAACAAGATGGCGCCGGCGCTCCGCAAGGTCTACGACCAGATGTCGGAGCCCAAGTACGTCATCTCGATGGGCTCCTGCGCCAATGGCGGCGGCTATTACCACTATAGCTACAGCGTCGTGCGCGGCTGCGACCGCATCGTGCCGGTCGACATCTATGTCCCCGGCTGCCCGCCGACCGCCGAGGCATTGCTCTACGGCGTGATGCAGCTCCAGCGGAAGATCCGCCGCATCGGGAGCCTGGAGCGGTGA
- a CDS encoding complex I 24 kDa subunit family protein: MAEAAHIPDEAETRARWGAFAWTEENRKKAAEIVGRYPPGRQQSASIPFLDLAQRQVGAETNTQGWLPVPVIEFVARELGMPYIRVFEVATFYTMFNLAPVGRFHVQVCGTTPCMLRGSDDVLAACRNYGLAKGKTTPDGLFTLTEVECMGNCSSAPMVQINDDNYEDLDYDRMTAILDALARGEQPKTGTQEPGRHTVEPLGGPTTLKAMVTENHDYRGEW; the protein is encoded by the coding sequence ATGGCTGAAGCTGCCCATATTCCCGACGAGGCCGAGACCCGCGCGCGCTGGGGCGCGTTCGCGTGGACCGAGGAGAACCGGAAGAAGGCCGCCGAGATCGTCGGCCGCTATCCGCCGGGCCGCCAGCAGTCCGCCTCGATCCCATTCCTCGACCTCGCCCAGCGCCAGGTCGGCGCCGAGACCAATACCCAGGGCTGGCTGCCGGTCCCGGTGATCGAGTTCGTCGCGCGCGAGCTCGGCATGCCCTACATCCGCGTGTTCGAGGTCGCGACCTTCTACACCATGTTCAACCTGGCGCCGGTCGGCCGCTTCCACGTCCAGGTGTGCGGCACCACGCCGTGCATGCTGCGCGGGTCGGACGACGTGCTCGCCGCGTGCCGCAACTACGGCCTCGCCAAGGGCAAGACGACGCCGGACGGGCTGTTCACGCTCACCGAGGTCGAGTGCATGGGCAATTGCTCGTCGGCGCCGATGGTGCAGATCAACGACGACAACTACGAGGACCTCGACTACGACCGCATGACCGCGATCCTCGACGCGCTGGCGCGGGGCGAGCAGCCCAAGACCGGCACGCAGGAGCCGGGCCGCCACACCGTCGAGCCGCTCGGCGGTCCGACCACGCTCAAGGCGATGGTCACCGAGAACCATGATTATCGGGGGGAATGGTGA
- a CDS encoding O-methyltransferase, which produces MTEDRWRDVDDYIAGQLLGPDPVLDATLAANQAGGLPAIDVAPVQGKFLHLLARMAGAKRILEVGTLGGYSTIWLARALPEDGRLTTLEVDAHHADVARANIATAGLADKVEVIVGPALDSLKGLIGPFDFVFIDADKQNNAAYVRAAIDLSRPGTTIVVDNVVREGGLLDADSRDERIVGTRRLFETVAAEPRLSATAIQTVGVKKWDGFLIAVVD; this is translated from the coding sequence ATGACCGAAGACCGCTGGCGCGACGTCGACGACTATATCGCCGGGCAGCTGCTCGGTCCCGATCCGGTCCTCGACGCCACGCTGGCGGCGAACCAGGCGGGCGGGCTCCCGGCGATCGACGTTGCGCCGGTGCAGGGCAAGTTCCTCCACCTGCTCGCGCGGATGGCGGGTGCGAAGCGCATCCTGGAGGTGGGTACGCTGGGCGGCTATTCGACGATCTGGCTAGCCCGCGCGCTGCCGGAGGACGGGCGGCTGACCACGCTGGAGGTCGATGCGCATCACGCCGACGTCGCCCGCGCGAACATCGCCACCGCGGGCCTTGCGGACAAGGTCGAAGTGATCGTCGGCCCGGCGCTCGACAGCCTGAAGGGACTTATCGGCCCGTTCGATTTCGTCTTCATCGACGCCGACAAGCAGAACAACGCCGCCTATGTGCGGGCGGCGATCGACCTGTCGCGGCCGGGTACGACGATCGTGGTCGACAATGTCGTGCGCGAGGGTGGGCTGCTCGATGCGGACAGCCGTGACGAAAGGATTGTCGGCACGCGCAGATTATTTGAGACAGTCGCGGCCGAGCCGCGCCTTTCCGCGACTGCGATCCAAACCGTGGGCGTGAAGAAGTGGGACGGCTTTCTGATCGCGGTGGTCGACTAA
- a CDS encoding inositol monophosphatase family protein: MVSHSGLITIMERAVRKAAPRLRRDFNEVQHLQVSRKGPADFVSMADKRAEETILEELHKARPDWGILAEEGGSIEGDPDKPRWIVDPLDGTSNFLHGIPHFAISIAVEDPRGAGGKPEITHGMVYQPLTDEGFWAEKGRGAWLQGQRLRVSARRDMSEALIATGIPFLGHGDFAEWSRIFGAIAPEVAGIRRFGSAALDLAWVAAGRYDGFWESGLQPWDIAAGVILIKEAGGFITDFRGQDRVLERGQVLAGNDALHSRLHKLLGGALR, from the coding sequence TTGGTTAGTCACTCCGGCCTCATCACGATCATGGAGCGCGCGGTCCGCAAGGCGGCACCGCGGCTTCGTCGTGACTTCAACGAGGTCCAGCACCTCCAGGTGAGCCGCAAGGGGCCCGCCGACTTCGTCAGCATGGCCGACAAGCGCGCCGAGGAGACGATCCTCGAGGAGCTCCACAAGGCGCGGCCCGACTGGGGCATCCTCGCGGAGGAGGGCGGCTCGATCGAGGGCGATCCCGACAAGCCGCGCTGGATCGTCGACCCGCTCGACGGCACCTCGAACTTCCTCCACGGCATCCCGCATTTCGCGATCTCCATCGCGGTCGAGGATCCACGGGGGGCGGGCGGCAAGCCCGAGATAACCCACGGCATGGTCTATCAGCCGCTCACCGACGAGGGCTTCTGGGCCGAGAAGGGGCGCGGCGCCTGGCTGCAGGGCCAGCGGCTGCGCGTGTCGGCGCGGCGGGATATGTCCGAGGCGCTGATCGCGACCGGCATTCCTTTCCTGGGGCATGGCGACTTCGCCGAATGGAGCCGCATCTTCGGCGCGATCGCGCCCGAGGTGGCCGGCATCCGGCGTTTCGGCTCGGCGGCGCTCGACCTCGCCTGGGTGGCGGCGGGGCGTTACGACGGCTTCTGGGAAAGCGGACTGCAGCCGTGGGACATCGCGGCAGGGGTGATCCTGATCAAGGAGGCCGGCGGCTTCATCACCGACTTCCGCGGCCAGGACCGCGTGCTCGAGCGCGGCCAGGTGCTCGCCGGCAACGACGCGCTCCATTCGCGGCTCCATAAGCTGCTCGGCGGCGCGCTGCGCTAA
- a CDS encoding L,D-transpeptidase family protein, protein MRAFAVILALLCATPAAAQTPSLDRSILHVQVILDHLGFSPGIVDGRDGQSLKAALRGFQQSRGLKVSGRIDRPTLRALYPHRAIRPETRIALTAEMLAGPFINPTPKDYGEQAKMPSLAYRSPMEKLAEMFHTSPAVLLELNSPETMLRPGTPIVVPNVLPTSRDYPADLKPEWRRTLGDLNVDARQPGAARIVVDKSEGVLKVFGSGDRLVAQFSATMGSEHDPLPIGRWKINGADTNPRFHYNPKLFWDAKKGDDAEMLPPGPNGPVGVVWLDLSKPHYGIHGTPEPQNIGRTESHGCIRLTNWDAARLALMVKPGTPVEFRP, encoded by the coding sequence ATGCGGGCGTTTGCGGTGATCCTTGCGCTATTGTGCGCCACGCCCGCCGCCGCCCAGACGCCATCGCTCGACCGCAGCATCCTCCATGTCCAGGTGATCCTCGACCACCTCGGTTTCTCGCCGGGCATCGTCGACGGGCGGGACGGGCAGTCGCTCAAGGCGGCATTGCGTGGCTTCCAGCAATCGCGCGGGCTCAAGGTCAGCGGCAGGATCGATCGACCGACCCTCCGGGCGCTCTATCCCCATCGAGCGATCCGGCCGGAGACGCGTATCGCGCTCACCGCGGAGATGCTCGCCGGGCCGTTCATCAATCCGACGCCGAAGGACTATGGCGAGCAGGCGAAGATGCCCTCGCTCGCCTATCGCTCGCCGATGGAGAAGCTGGCGGAGATGTTCCACACCTCGCCCGCGGTGCTGCTCGAGCTCAATAGCCCGGAGACGATGCTGCGGCCGGGGACGCCGATCGTCGTGCCGAACGTGCTGCCGACGTCCCGCGACTATCCCGCCGACCTCAAGCCCGAATGGCGCCGGACGCTCGGCGACCTCAACGTCGACGCACGCCAGCCGGGCGCGGCGAGGATCGTCGTCGACAAGTCGGAGGGCGTGCTCAAGGTGTTCGGCAGCGGCGACCGCCTCGTCGCCCAGTTCAGCGCCACCATGGGATCGGAGCATGATCCGCTGCCGATCGGCCGGTGGAAGATCAACGGCGCCGACACCAATCCCCGATTTCACTATAATCCCAAGCTGTTCTGGGACGCGAAGAAGGGTGATGACGCCGAGATGCTGCCCCCGGGGCCGAACGGGCCGGTGGGGGTAGTGTGGCTCGACCTGTCGAAGCCGCATTACGGCATCCACGGCACGCCCGAGCCGCAGAACATCGGCCGGACCGAAAGCCATGGCTGCATCCGCCTGACCAACTGGGATGCCGCACGGCTGGCGCTGATGGTGAAGCCGGGCACGCCGGTGGAGTTCCGGCCATGA
- a CDS encoding class I fructose-bisphosphate aldolase, translating into MTPTVKAILANYESDNPGVKANLARILMQGRLGGTGKLIILPVDQGFEHGPARSFAVNEPAYDPHYHYQLAIDAGLSAYAAPLGMLEAGADTFAGQIPTILKVNSSNSWATGINQAVTGGVDDALRLGCSAIGFTIYPGADEVFDMMEEIKELSAEAKSVGIATVIWSYPRGGKLTKDGELALDVGAYAAHMAALLGAHIIKVKLPSAHIEQKDAQKVYEGTDWSKQSDRVKHVVKACFNGRRIVVFSGGAAKGEDAVYQDARDIRDGGGNGSIIGRNTFQRERGDALAMLDKLVRIYKGEE; encoded by the coding sequence ATGACGCCGACCGTAAAGGCCATTCTCGCCAATTACGAATCCGACAACCCGGGCGTGAAGGCCAATCTGGCCCGCATCCTGATGCAGGGGCGCCTCGGCGGCACCGGCAAGCTCATCATCCTGCCGGTCGACCAGGGCTTCGAGCATGGGCCGGCGCGCAGCTTCGCGGTCAACGAGCCGGCCTATGACCCGCATTACCATTACCAGCTCGCGATCGACGCGGGCCTCTCCGCCTATGCCGCCCCGCTCGGGATGCTGGAGGCCGGCGCCGACACCTTCGCCGGGCAGATCCCGACGATCCTCAAGGTCAATTCGTCGAATTCATGGGCTACCGGTATCAACCAGGCGGTGACCGGCGGCGTCGACGATGCGCTGCGGCTCGGCTGCTCGGCGATCGGCTTCACCATCTATCCGGGCGCCGACGAGGTGTTCGATATGATGGAGGAGATCAAGGAACTGTCCGCCGAGGCCAAGTCGGTCGGCATCGCCACCGTGATCTGGTCCTATCCGCGCGGCGGCAAGCTCACCAAGGACGGCGAGCTGGCGCTCGACGTCGGCGCCTATGCCGCGCACATGGCGGCGCTGCTCGGCGCGCACATCATCAAGGTCAAGCTGCCGAGCGCGCACATCGAGCAGAAAGATGCGCAGAAGGTTTACGAGGGCACCGACTGGTCGAAGCAGTCGGACCGCGTGAAGCATGTCGTGAAGGCCTGCTTCAACGGCCGTCGCATCGTGGTGTTCTCGGGCGGCGCCGCCAAGGGCGAGGACGCGGTCTACCAGGACGCGCGCGACATCCGCGACGGCGGCGGCAACGGCTCGATCATCGGCCGCAACACCTTCCAGCGCGAGCGCGGCGACGCGTTGGCGATGCTCGACAAGCTGGTGCGCATCTACAAGGGCGAGGAGTGA
- the thiE gene encoding thiamine phosphate synthase encodes MQALGEDDDGFDNALDPDFAARFERDDKKPPCQLYLISPLDVAGAFPDRLLRALEAGSVAAFQFRVKDVDQHEAARLAEPLQRICADHDVAFIVNDSISLAKRLGADGVHLGQEDGDPREARQILGPSAQIGVTCHDSRHLAMEAGEAGADYVAFGAFYPTATKETRHRPDPSILSWWSTLFEIPCVAIGGITPANAVPLIAAGADFLAVSHAVWDGDEVAAIRAFAEILGST; translated from the coding sequence ATGCAGGCCCTTGGCGAAGACGACGACGGTTTCGACAACGCACTCGACCCGGATTTCGCCGCGCGCTTCGAACGCGACGACAAGAAGCCGCCGTGCCAACTTTACCTGATCTCGCCGCTCGACGTGGCGGGTGCCTTTCCCGACCGCCTCCTCCGTGCGCTGGAGGCGGGATCGGTCGCCGCCTTCCAGTTCCGGGTGAAGGACGTCGATCAGCATGAGGCTGCTCGGCTCGCCGAGCCGCTCCAGCGCATCTGCGCGGACCATGACGTCGCTTTCATCGTCAACGACAGCATCAGCCTCGCCAAGCGCCTCGGCGCCGATGGGGTGCATCTAGGGCAGGAGGACGGCGACCCGCGCGAGGCACGCCAGATCCTCGGGCCGTCGGCGCAGATCGGCGTGACCTGCCACGACAGCCGCCATCTCGCCATGGAAGCAGGGGAGGCCGGGGCGGACTATGTCGCGTTCGGCGCCTTCTACCCGACCGCGACCAAGGAGACGCGGCACCGGCCCGATCCGTCGATCCTGTCGTGGTGGTCGACCCTGTTCGAAATCCCCTGCGTCGCGATCGGCGGGATCACGCCGGCTAATGCCGTGCCGCTGATCGCGGCCGGCGCCGATTTCCTCGCGGTCTCGCATGCGGTGTGGGACGGTGACGAAGTCGCGGCGATACGAGCTTTTGCCGAGATACTTGGTTCGACCTGA
- a CDS encoding NADH-quinone oxidoreductase subunit C, which produces MRAPAPRYLTNDGVIEAATAALGDKLLHAQDRVGEVALYVDREALVPAMTALRDTPGLEYQQCMEIAGVDYPSRPERFEVVYCLLSLTRNHRIQVRVTTDEAKPVPSVTSLWPNAGWLEREVYDMYGVLFSGNPDLRRILTDYGFRGHPQRKDFPLSGYVELRYSEEAKRVVYQPVSLAQDFRNFDFMSPWEGAAYVLPGDEKATGPGPGDTPQGKPAPTPPPPPAPAVPQEKGAPSPVTADEIQKAGAKASKPATPKAKRAKTKDSTADTGAGKPEADAKPKPRKRAVVPTKGKGQNQ; this is translated from the coding sequence GTGAGGGCGCCGGCACCCCGTTACCTGACCAACGACGGCGTGATCGAGGCGGCGACGGCCGCGCTCGGCGACAAGCTGCTGCACGCGCAGGACCGGGTCGGCGAGGTCGCGCTCTATGTCGATCGCGAGGCGCTGGTGCCCGCGATGACCGCGCTGCGCGACACGCCCGGTCTCGAGTACCAGCAGTGCATGGAGATCGCCGGCGTCGACTATCCAAGCCGCCCGGAGCGGTTCGAGGTGGTCTACTGCCTGCTGAGCCTCACCCGCAACCACCGCATCCAGGTCCGTGTCACCACCGACGAGGCGAAGCCGGTGCCGTCGGTCACCTCGCTGTGGCCCAACGCCGGCTGGCTCGAGCGCGAGGTGTACGACATGTACGGCGTGCTGTTCTCGGGCAATCCGGACCTCAGGCGCATCCTCACCGACTATGGTTTCCGTGGCCATCCGCAGCGCAAGGATTTTCCGCTGAGCGGTTATGTCGAGCTGCGCTATTCGGAAGAGGCGAAGCGCGTCGTCTACCAGCCGGTCAGCCTGGCGCAGGACTTCCGCAACTTCGACTTCATGAGCCCGTGGGAAGGCGCGGCCTACGTCCTGCCGGGCGACGAGAAGGCGACCGGCCCCGGCCCCGGCGACACGCCCCAGGGCAAGCCCGCGCCGACTCCGCCGCCGCCTCCCGCGCCTGCAGTGCCGCAGGAGAAGGGTGCGCCTTCGCCGGTGACCGCCGACGAGATTCAGAAGGCCGGCGCGAAGGCTTCCAAGCCCGCTACGCCCAAGGCCAAGCGCGCCAAGACCAAGGACAGCACCGCCGACACCGGCGCCGGCAAGCCCGAGGCCGATGCCAAGCCGAAGCCCCGCAAGCGCGCCGTCGTGCCGACCAAGGGCAAGGGGCAGAACCAGTGA
- a CDS encoding NADH-quinone oxidoreductase subunit A, producing MVDLSQYLPILLFLGVAILLSGAFVVLPMLVARLTGTHQPTPEKLSEYECGFPAFEDSRSQFDVRFYLVAILFIVFDLEAAFLYPWAVTVFDLGWVAWGSMMVFIAELALGLVYAWKKGALEWE from the coding sequence TTGGTCGACCTGTCGCAATATCTTCCGATCCTCCTGTTCCTGGGAGTGGCGATCCTGCTGTCCGGCGCCTTTGTGGTCCTGCCGATGCTGGTCGCCCGCCTGACCGGCACGCACCAGCCGACGCCGGAGAAGCTCAGCGAATATGAATGCGGCTTCCCCGCGTTCGAGGATTCGCGCAGCCAGTTCGACGTGCGTTTCTACCTGGTCGCGATCCTGTTCATCGTCTTCGATCTCGAGGCGGCGTTCCTCTATCCCTGGGCGGTCACCGTGTTCGACCTGGGCTGGGTCGCCTGGGGGTCGATGATGGTCTTCATCGCCGAGCTCGCGCTTGGTCTCGTCTATGCCTGGAAGAAGGGAGCGCTCGAATGGGAGTGA
- a CDS encoding M23 family metallopeptidase: protein MTATPLSDRDRLGTRRKAALRLILAFVLMLGLALALMVNFTDGTIAPAPPAPVRSEDAPALVVPVVGVSMTQITDTWGQSRDSGARPHQGTDIIAPAGTPVLAAAAGTVEKLFDSRAGGHTLYIRSADGRWSYYYAHLAGYAPGIAEGKQVRAGEPIAFVGDTGNAGAGNYHLHFGISRMSPEDGWWQGEPVNPYPLLVGNRPGR from the coding sequence ATGACCGCGACGCCGCTCTCGGACCGGGATCGGCTGGGGACTCGACGCAAGGCGGCGCTGCGCCTCATCCTGGCGTTCGTGCTGATGCTGGGACTTGCGCTGGCGCTGATGGTGAACTTCACCGACGGAACGATCGCGCCCGCGCCGCCGGCACCGGTTCGGTCGGAGGACGCGCCGGCGCTCGTCGTGCCGGTCGTCGGCGTCTCTATGACGCAGATCACCGACACCTGGGGTCAGTCGCGCGACAGCGGCGCTCGGCCGCATCAGGGAACGGACATCATCGCCCCTGCCGGGACGCCGGTGCTCGCCGCGGCTGCAGGGACGGTCGAGAAGCTGTTCGACAGCAGGGCGGGCGGCCATACCCTCTACATCCGCTCGGCGGACGGACGCTGGAGCTATTACTACGCTCATCTCGCCGGCTACGCGCCCGGCATTGCCGAAGGGAAGCAGGTGCGCGCAGGCGAGCCGATCGCCTTCGTCGGCGACACCGGCAACGCGGGGGCCGGCAACTACCACCTCCATTTCGGCATCTCGCGGATGAGTCCCGAGGATGGCTGGTGGCAGGGCGAGCCGGTCAATCCCTATCCGCTGCTTGTCGGAAACCGGCCGGGACGCTAA
- the efp gene encoding elongation factor P → MKISGVDIRPGNIIEYEGGIWRAVKIQHTQPGKGGAYMQVELKNLRDGRKNNVRFRSAETVERVRLDTKDFQFLFADGEQLVFMDKDTYDQITLPKDLLGDAAAFLQDGMDVVMELYDEEPINVQLPDTIEATIVEADAVVKGQTASSSYKPALLDNGVRVMVPPHITSGTRIVVDVYEQTYVRRAD, encoded by the coding sequence ATGAAGATCAGCGGCGTGGACATCCGTCCCGGCAACATCATCGAATATGAAGGCGGCATCTGGCGCGCCGTGAAGATCCAGCACACTCAGCCCGGCAAGGGCGGCGCCTATATGCAGGTCGAGCTCAAGAACCTGCGCGACGGCCGCAAGAACAACGTCCGCTTCCGCTCGGCCGAGACGGTGGAGCGCGTGCGGCTGGACACCAAGGACTTCCAGTTCCTGTTCGCAGACGGCGAGCAGCTGGTGTTCATGGACAAGGACACCTACGACCAGATCACCCTGCCCAAGGACTTGCTCGGCGATGCCGCCGCCTTCCTGCAGGACGGCATGGACGTGGTGATGGAGCTCTACGACGAGGAGCCGATCAACGTCCAGCTTCCCGACACGATCGAGGCGACGATCGTCGAGGCCGACGCGGTGGTGAAGGGCCAGACGGCCTCGTCCAGCTACAAGCCGGCGCTGCTCGACAACGGCGTGCGCGTGATGGTGCCGCCGCATATCACCTCGGGCACGCGTATCGTCGTCGACGTGTACGAGCAGACCTACGTCCGCCGGGCGGACTAA
- a CDS encoding DUF72 domain-containing protein: MSRSEIRIGCSGWMYRHWRGAFYPERLAVNRWFGFYAEHFDTVEINNSFYRLPAAETFAKWKDQAPRDFRYAVKANRYITQAKRLRDCAEPLARMMAPTRRLGDRLGPILYQLPPRFRLNLERLEDFLKLLPRDLTHAFEFRDKSWLTDETLALLERYGASFCAHDMPDLATPRWAAGPIAYVRFHGGGGKYWGRYSDEALLDWTDWMIMQTREGRSVWAYFNNDAHADAIHDAQTLKAMTRQALH, translated from the coding sequence ATGTCGCGCTCCGAAATCCGTATCGGCTGCTCCGGCTGGATGTACCGGCACTGGCGGGGCGCCTTCTATCCCGAGAGGCTCGCCGTCAACCGCTGGTTCGGCTTCTATGCCGAACATTTCGACACGGTCGAGATCAACAACAGCTTCTACCGCCTCCCCGCGGCCGAGACCTTCGCCAAATGGAAGGACCAGGCACCAAGGGATTTCCGCTATGCGGTGAAGGCCAACCGCTACATCACCCAGGCCAAGCGGCTGAGGGACTGCGCCGAACCGCTCGCGCGGATGATGGCGCCGACGCGCAGGCTCGGCGACCGGCTCGGCCCGATCCTCTACCAGCTCCCGCCGCGTTTCCGGCTCAACCTCGAGCGGCTGGAGGACTTCCTGAAGCTGCTCCCGCGCGATCTCACCCACGCGTTCGAGTTCCGCGACAAGAGCTGGCTCACCGACGAGACGCTGGCGCTGCTGGAGCGCTACGGCGCCTCCTTCTGCGCGCACGACATGCCCGACCTCGCGACGCCGCGCTGGGCGGCGGGGCCGATCGCCTATGTCCGCTTCCACGGCGGCGGCGGCAAATATTGGGGACGCTATTCCGACGAGGCACTGCTCGACTGGACCGACTGGATGATAATGCAGACGCGCGAGGGCCGCAGCGTCTGGGCCTATTTCAACAACGACGCCCACGCCGACGCCATCCATGACGCGCAGACGCTGAAGGCGATGACGCGACAGGCTTTGCACTAA
- a CDS encoding NADH-quinone oxidoreductase subunit D translates to MEQTADSVREPESEGDVAIQNYTINFGPQHPAAHGVLRLVLELDGEIVERVDPHVGLLHRGTEKLIEYKTYAQALPYFDRLDYCSPMCMEHSFVLAVEKLLDLEVPIRAQYLRVFFAELTRISNHMLNLGSHVMDVGAMTPNLWLFELREDCLNFFERASGARMHHNYLRPGGVHQDVPLKLLTDIADWLDTRLPRLFEDAISLVAENRIFKQRNVDIAVVSREDAVRWGFSGPMIRGSGIPWDLRKSQPYDVYDRMNFDVPVGTRGDCYDRFMVRVEEVRQSARIMKQCLSEMPEGPIASTDRKVVPPKRGEMKRSMEALIHHFKLYTEGYHVPAGEVYVATESPKGEFGVYLVADGSNKPYRCKIRPTAFSHLQAMDFMSKGHMLADTTAILGAIDVVFGECDR, encoded by the coding sequence ATGGAGCAGACCGCCGATTCCGTGCGCGAGCCGGAGAGCGAAGGCGACGTCGCCATCCAGAACTACACGATCAACTTCGGCCCGCAGCATCCGGCGGCGCACGGCGTGCTGCGGCTGGTGCTGGAGCTCGACGGCGAGATCGTCGAGCGTGTCGACCCGCACGTCGGCTTACTCCACCGCGGCACCGAGAAGCTGATCGAGTACAAGACCTACGCCCAGGCGCTGCCGTACTTCGACCGGCTCGATTACTGTTCGCCGATGTGCATGGAGCACAGCTTCGTGCTGGCGGTCGAGAAGCTGCTCGACCTCGAGGTACCGATCCGCGCGCAGTATCTCCGCGTGTTCTTCGCCGAGCTGACCCGCATCTCGAACCACATGCTGAACCTCGGGTCGCACGTCATGGACGTCGGCGCGATGACGCCGAACCTGTGGCTGTTCGAGCTGCGCGAGGACTGCCTCAACTTCTTCGAGCGCGCGTCGGGCGCGCGGATGCACCACAATTACCTGCGCCCGGGCGGCGTCCACCAGGACGTGCCGCTGAAGCTCTTGACCGACATCGCCGACTGGCTCGACACCCGCCTGCCGCGCCTGTTCGAGGACGCGATCAGCCTGGTCGCCGAGAACCGCATCTTCAAGCAGCGCAACGTCGACATCGCGGTAGTGAGCCGCGAGGATGCGGTGCGCTGGGGCTTCTCAGGCCCGATGATCCGCGGCTCGGGCATCCCGTGGGACCTGCGCAAGTCGCAGCCCTACGACGTCTACGACCGGATGAACTTCGACGTGCCGGTCGGCACGCGCGGCGACTGCTACGACCGCTTCATGGTGCGCGTCGAGGAGGTCCGCCAGTCCGCGCGGATCATGAAGCAGTGCCTGAGCGAGATGCCGGAAGGTCCGATCGCCAGCACCGACCGCAAGGTGGTGCCGCCCAAGCGCGGCGAGATGAAGCGCTCGATGGAAGCGCTCATCCACCACTTCAAGCTCTACACCGAGGGCTATCACGTGCCCGCCGGCGAGGTGTACGTCGCGACGGAGAGCCCCAAGGGCGAGTTCGGCGTCTACCTGGTCGCCGACGGCTCGAATAAGCCCTACCGCTGCAAGATCCGCCCCACCGCGTTCAGCCACCTCCAGGCGATGGACTTCATGTCGAAGGGCCACATGCTCGCGGACACCACCGCGATCCTGGGCGCGATCGACGTGGTGTTCGGGGAGTGCGACCGGTGA